A window of Xiphophorus hellerii strain 12219 chromosome 7, Xiphophorus_hellerii-4.1, whole genome shotgun sequence contains these coding sequences:
- the csrnp3 gene encoding cysteine/serine-rich nuclear protein 3, with product MRQAMSGILKRKFEEVEASSSPCSSVRESDDEVSCSESGDSSDSVNPSTSGPFTPDSILKREKRLRARRVHFENVTVYYFSRRQGFTSVPSQGGSTLGMSNRHSCVRQYSLGEFALEQERIHRDMLKDHLKEEKLNSIKLKLTKNGTMESEEANTLTAEDISDDDIDLDNTEVDEYFFLQPLTTKKRRGLLRSSGVKKIDVEEKHELRAIRMSREDCGCDCRLFCDPETCACSIAGIKCQVDRMSFPCGCTKEGCSNSTGRVEFNPIRVRTHFLHTIMKLELEKSREQQQTSQTNGYCGETNDMGNGNLFTQSQHRLEYSLSDAVPQTAAMHLHSADEMEEPLDDEDEEDEEEEEEEEEEEEDEEENEDDEEDDEDSSSVCSGLSDSSTQSFANSDSEDEEEPAGKSENYEADMTPLAVSHTEVVPMSSVMCYTDSSVGHDNHINGNPYIMNSSSADYYQLGSTSADSNVHASRPSESYREALAFPEPVSATNGNLAQGPFSMTSGEFTGYSNHTEEEYTTGHHRNLNGGGPAATLCCYPPDQNTKVLSKAMLVEQRENQNQTEFQNYLNNNSQESYSSNSIISMAAEQPPQESSANEHPDVTLLSNNPKKLPLPDHCPEVTAN from the exons ATGCGGCAGGCCATGAGCGGAATACTGAAGAGAAAATTTGAGGAGGTGGAAGCCTCCTCCTCCCCATGCTCCTCTGTGCGGGAGTCTGATGATGAGGTCTCCTGCAGTGAGAGTGGGGATAGCAGCGACAGCGTTAACCCCTCAACTTCAGGTCCTTTCACCC CTGACTCGATCTTGAAGCGGGAGAAGCGCCTGCGGGCAAGAAGGGTGCATTTTGAGAATGTGACCGTGTACTACTTCAGCCGGCGGCAGGGCTTCACCAGTGTGCCCAGCCAGGGTGGCAGCACTCTGGGCATGTCCAACAGGCACAGTTGTGTCAGACAATACTCCCTGGGAGAGTTTGCCTTGGAGCAGGAGAGGATCCACAGAGATATGCTCAAAGATCACTTGAAGGAAGAGAAACTCAACTCAATAAAGCTAAAG CTGACTAAGAATGGCACAATGGAGTCAGAAGAGGCCAACACACTCACAGCAGAAGACATCTCAGATGACGACATTGATCTCGACAACACAGAGGTAGATGAGTACTTCTTTTTGCAGCCTCTTACTACTAAAAAGCGGCGGGGACTGCTACGCTCGTCAGGCGTGAAGAAGATTGATGTGGAGGAGAAGCATGAACTTAGAGCCATTCGCATGTCCAGAGAAGACTGTGGCTGCGACTGCAGGCTTTTCTGTGACCCTGAGACATGTGCTTGCAGCATTGCAGGGATCAAGTGTCAG GTGGATCGGATGTCATTTCCATGCGGCTGCACAAAAGAAGGTTGCAGCAATTCAACTGGAAGAGTAGAGTTTAATCCTATCCGTGTTCGAACCCATTTCCTGCACACCATCATGAAGCTGGAGCTGGAGAAGAGCCGCGAACAGCAGCAAACCTCCCAGACCAACGGTTACTGCGGGGAAACCAACGACATGGGGAACGGGAACCTGTTCACGCAGTCCCAGCACAGGTTGGAGTACTCTTTGTCTGATGCTGTCCCACAGACGGCTGCAATGCACCTGCACTCTGCAGATGAGATGGAGGAGCCTCtggatgatgaagatgaggaggatgaggaagaagaggaagaagaagaggaggaggaggaggacgaggaggagaaCGAAGATGATGAGGAAGACGACGAGGATAGCAGCAGCGTATGTAGTGGGTTGTCTGATTCCAGCACACAAAGCTTTGCAAATAGCGACTCAGAGGACGAGGAGGAACCTGCAGGGAAGTCTGAGAATTATGAGGCTGACATGACGCCTCTAGCAGTTTCTCACACTGAGGTGGTGCCAATGTCCTCGGTGATGTGCTACACTGATAGCTCCGTGGGTCATGATAACCATATAAATGGAAACCCTTACATAATGAACTCTTCCTCTGCTGACTACTATCAGCTGGGGAGCACCAGTGCCGACTCGAATGTCCATGCCAGTCGCCCCAGTGAGTCCTACAGGGAGGCGTTAGCATTCCCAGAACCAGTCAGCGCAACCAATGGCAATTTGGCCCAAGGACCGTTCAGCATGACGTCTGGGGAATTCACGGGCTACTCTAATCATACGGAGGAGGAGTACACAACCGGTCACCACCGTAATCTGAATGGAGGCGGTCCAGCTGCCACTTTGTGCTGCTACCCACCTGACCAAAACACCAAGGTACTGTCCAAGGCCATGTTGGTGGAGCAGCgtgagaaccagaaccagacagagtTTCAAAACTACCTTAACAACAACAGCCAGGAGTCCTACAGCAGTAACAGCATCATCAGTATGGCAGCAGAGCAGCCACCCCAAGAATCAAGTGCTAATGAACATCCTGATGTAACCTTACTATCAAACAATCCTAAGAAACTCCCTTTACCAGACCATTGCCCTGAGGTCACAGCCAATTAA
- the galnt3 gene encoding polypeptide N-acetylgalactosaminyltransferase 3, with protein sequence MTVFRRVLRRPLHPLKLVIVTLVFVTFLFLIQWEVGAQSQQEDPWLKEMAVKRDSMLGMVMGAVNNFKHAMPKMQIKAPVRQQDKPGGASCLPGHYTAAELRPALERPPQNPLSPGAAGKPFHTDSLSPEEQKEKERGEEKHCFNVYASDRVSLSRDLGADTRPPECIEQTFKRCPPLPTTSVIIVFHNEAWSTLLRTVYSVLHTSPAILLKEIILVDDASVDDVLKDDLDEYLKQLNIVQVVRQRERKGLITARLLGASVATGDTLTFLDAHCECFHGWLEPLLARIAENYTAVVSPDITTIDLNTFEFMKPSPYGQHHNRGNFDWGLSFGWETLPDHEKQRRKDETYPIKTPTFAGGLFSISKEYFYHIGSYDEKMEIWGAENIEMSFRVWQCGGQLEIIPCSVVGHVFRTKSPHTFPKGTQVIARNQVRLAEVWMDEYKEIFYRRNQQAAQMAKNRNFGDISKRVDLRERLQCKSFSWYLNNIYPEVFMPDLNPVFFGSVKNVGKDTCLDAGENNEGGKPLIMYPCHGLGGNQYFEYSTRHEIRHNIQKELCLHGAGLAVTLEDCQYKGMNTFVGTQQKWELKDNQLLYLPGLNMCLTAHHENPYLAPCNPSDKYQHWSFV encoded by the exons ATGACTGTTTTTCGAAGAGTTCTCCGAAGACCACTACACCCACTTAAATTGGTCATAGTGACCTTAGTGTttgtcacatttctgtttttaatacaaTGGGAAGTGGGGGCACAAAGCCAACAGGAGGATCCCTGGCTGAAGGAGATGGCGGTGAAGCGTGACAGCATGCTGGGAATGGTCATGGGGGCTGTCAATAACTTCAAGCATGCAATGCCAAAGATGCAGATCAAAGCCCCCGTACGGCAGCAGGATAAACCAGGGGGAGCCTCCTGCCTGCCGGGTCACTACACTGCTGCTGAGCTCAGGCCGGCTCTAGAGAGGCCACCCCAGAACCCTCTCTCTCCTGGAGCTGCTGGGAAACCTTTCCACACGGATTCGCTCAGTCCCGAagaacagaaggagaaggagagggGTGAAGAGAAGCACTGCTTCAACGTTTATGCAAGCGATCGCGTCTCCTTGAGCCGAGACCTGGGCGCAGACACAAGACCACCAGA ATGCATCGAGCAAACCTTTAAGCGCTGTCCCCCCTTGCCGACCACCAGTGTGATTATTGTGTTTCACAACGAGGCGTGGAGCACTCTGCTGAGGACGGTTTACAGCGTCCTCCACACTTCCCCTGCAATTCTCCTCAAGGAGATCATCCTGGTGGATGACGCCAGTGTGGATG ATGTATTGAAGGATGACCTGGATGAGTATCTGAAGCAGCTGAACATTGTCCAAGTAGTCCGGCAGCGAGAAAGGAAAGGACTCATAACCGCTCGCCTGCTGGGTGCCTCTGTGGCCACCGGTGACACCCTCACCTTTCTCGACGCCCATT GTGAGTGTTTCCATGGATGGCTGGAACCTCTGCTGGCAAGGATTGCTGAGAACTACACCGCCGTTGTGAGTCCTGACATAACAACTATTGACCTCAACACATTTGAGTTCATGAAACCTTCCCCATATGGTCAGCACCACAATCGGGGGAACTTTGACTGGGGTCTCTCTTTTGGTTGGGAGACTCTACCCGATCATGAGAAGCAGAGGAGAAAGGATGAAACATATCCCATAAA GACTCCCACGTTTGCTGGTGGACTCTTTTCAATCTCTAAAGAATATTTTTACCATATTGGAAGCTATGATGAAAAAATGGAAATCTGGGGTGCTGAAAATATTGAGATGTCATTTAGG GTGTGGCAGTGTGGTGGACAGCTGGAGATTATCCCATGTTCCGTTGTTGGTCATGTTTTCCGGACCAAAAGTCCACATACATTCCCCAAGGGCACGCAAGTGATTGCTCGGAATCAGGTACGACTAGCTGAGGTCTGGATGGACGAATACAAGGAGATCTTTTACCGTCGTAACCAGCAAGCTGCACAAATGGCCAAGAAT AGAAATTTTGGAGATATTTCCAAACGTGTGGACCTCCGGGAGCGACTGCAGTGCAAAAGCTTCTCGTGGTATTTGAACAACATTTATCCAGAAGTTTTTATGCCTGATCTAAACCCAGTCTTCTTTGGCTCG GTAAAAAATGTGGGGAAAGACACATGTCTGGATGCTGGAGAGAACAACGAGGGTGGGAAACCGCTGATTATGTACCCATGTCATGGACTAGGTGGAAACcag TACTTTGAGTATTCCACACGTCACGAAATTAGACACAACATTCAGAAGGAGCTGTGTTTGCATGGGGCAGGGTTGGCTGTGACGCTGGAAGACTGCCAGTACAAAGGCATGAATACATTTGTAGGAACCCAACAAAAATGGGAGCTGAAGGAT AACCAGTTACTCTACTTGCCAGGATTGAACATGTGTCTAACTGCCCATCATGAGAATCCATATTTGGCTCCATGCAACCCCTCAGACAAATATCAACACTGGTCCTTCGTCTGA